One part of the Hydra vulgaris chromosome 01, alternate assembly HydraT2T_AEP genome encodes these proteins:
- the LOC136075575 gene encoding uncharacterized protein LOC136075575 isoform X2: MSVQPFSKNLFSREKLLREIHQCFLQDANKSTLVLFGMSGVGKTHIARKYCEVFYNFYNNFVWIDAAYGMLQTSMRNQCQILGFEVHDSKGEYFNIKVVVEKIHNYYKNEKTLYIFDNVDDESVKNLSMYISKKPNSFTLITSQWRTWSNNVNKMLVDVFSFEEAFTCVKNDIKENTDENIRNLIKELGYHPFAITQAIKYINIHKISIEKYIDRYRSKPSEILDNNDFPTEEESKSTIKAINLVLIKLEKTQPFLFKLLNCLSHCDGQNISQQLIIQISNHLEVNDEFLIDKTIGLLMSYSLLNCFDDKKYSIHELTQLTCKYFQKRNSTTNSYLELIENYFKVELNEVKDHVDYGNHFVFHFIYLFRTNEIKFSKTFHNMTTSITKLLVCKGLFEEAIEILKVIQNFNTKAYGENNVFTFETKFNIAIFLNKMGKYNEALEIYYSVDKIQTEILGINHPDTMSTKNNIASCLSDMGKYNEALEINYSVDKIQTELLGINHPSTMLTKHNIANCLNNMGKYDEALEIYYSVDKIQTELLGINHPDTMLTKHSIAICLNDMGKYNEALEIYYSVDKIETEILGINHPSTMLTKHNIANCLNKMGKYNEALEIYYSVDKIQTEILGINHPNTMSTKHNIASCLSNMGKYNEALEINYSVDKIQTEILGINHPDTMGTKYNIANCLINMGKYNEALEINYSVDKIQTEILGINHPSTMLTKNNIANCLYKMGKYNEALEIYYSANKIQTEILGINHPDTMGTKRNIASCLSNMGKYNEALEIYYSVDKIQTEILGINHPDTMSTKNNIASCLSEMGKYNEALEIYYSVDKIQTEILGINHPDTMGTKYNIANCLYKMGKYNEALEIYYSVNTIRTEMLGINHPDTMGTKRNIASCLSNMGKYNEAVEIYYSVDKIQTEILGINHPETMGTKYNIANCLYKMGKYNEALEIYYSVDKIQTEILGINHPNTMSTKHNIASCLSNMGKYNEALEIYYSVDKIQTEILGINHPSSMSSKNNIANCLINMGKYN; the protein is encoded by the exons ATGA GTGTTCaacctttttcaaaaaatttattttcacgcGAAAAACTACTTCGTGAAATTCATCAATGTTTTTTACAAGATGCAAATAAGTCAACTTTAGTATTATTTGGAATGTCGGGCGTCGGAAAGACACATATTGCCAGAAAATATTGTGAAGTGTTTTATAACTTCTATAACAACTTTGTTTGGATTGATGCAGCTTATGGAATGTTACAAACTTCAATGAGAAACCAATGTCAAATATTAGGATTTGAAGTTCATGATTCGAAAggtgaatattttaatataaaagtagttgttgaaaaaattcacaactattataaaaatgagaagactttgtatatttttgacaatgtCGACGATGaaagtgttaaaaatttatcCATGTACATTTCAAAAAAACCGAATTCATTTACGTTGATTACCTCCCAATGGAGAACGTGGTcgaataatgtaaataaaatgctagttgatgttttttcttttgaagAAGCATTTACTTgtgttaaaaatgatattaaagaaAACACAGATGAAAACATAAGAAACTTAATTAAAGAACTTGGTTATCATCCGTTTGCAATTACTCaggcaataaaatatataaatatacataaaatttcgatagaaaaatatatagatcGATATAGATCAAAACCATCAGAAATATTAGACAATAATGACTTTCCAACCGAAGAAGAATCAAAGTCTACAATAAAAGCAAttaacttagttttaataaaattagaaaaaacacaACCTTTcctatttaaattactaaactGTTTATCTCATTGCGACGGTCAAAACATCAGTCAACAATTAATAATCCAAATCTCAAATCACTTGGAAGTAAACgatgaatttttaatagataaaacCATTGGATTACTAATGAGTTATTCTTTACTAAACtgttttgatgataaaaaatattcaatacacGAACTTACACAGTTGacatgtaaatattttcaaaagagaAATTCAACAACAAATTCATATCTTGAGTTaatcgaaaattattttaaagttgaattgAATGAAGTAAAAGATCACGTGGATTACggaaatcattttgtttttcattttatctatTTGTTTCGTACTAACGAAATAAAATTTTCGAAAACCTTCCATAATATGACAACTtctattacaaaattattagtATGTAAAGGTTTATTTGAAGAAGCAAtcgaaatattaaaagttattcaaaattttaatacaaaggCTTATGGTGAAAATAATGTATTCAcgtttgaaacaaaatttaatatcgcaatctttttgaacaaaatgggaaaatataacgaagctttagaaatttattattctgttgataaaatacaaactgaaattttaggtatcaaccatccggaTACtatgtcaacaaaaaataatatcgcaagcTGTTTGAGCGATATGGGAAAATacaacgaagctttagaaattaattattctgttgataaaatacaaactgaacttttaggtatcaaccatccgtctacaatgttaacaaaacataatatcgcaaactgtttgaacaatatgggaaaatatgacgaagctttagaaatttattattctgttgataaaatacaaactgaacttttaggtatcaaccatccggaTACAATGTTAACAAAACATAGTATCGCAATCTGTTTGAacgatatgggaaaatataacgaagctttagaaatatattactctgttgataaaatagaaactgaaattttaggtatcaaccatccgtctaccatgttaacaaaacataatatcgcaaactgtttgaacaaaatgggaaaatataacgaagctttagaaatttattattctgttgataaaatacaaactgaaattttaggtatcaaccatccgaATACAATgtcaacaaaacataatatcgcaagctgtttgagcaatatgggaaaatataacgaagctttagaaattaattattctgttgataaaatacaaactgaaattttaggtatcaaccatccggaTACAATGGGAACAAAATACaatatcgcaaactgtttgatcaatatgggaaaatataacgaagctttagaaattaattattctgttgataaaatacaaactgaaattttaggtatcaaccatccgtctacaatgttaacaaaaaacaatattgcaaACTGTTTGTACaaaatgggaaaatataacgaagctttagaaatttattattctgctaataaaatacaaactgaaattttaggtatcaaccatccggaTACAATGGGAACAAAACGTAATATCGCAAGCTGTTTGAgcaatatgggaaaatataacgaagctttagaaatttattattctgttgataaaatacaaactgaaattttaggtatcaaccatccggaTACtatgtcaacaaaaaataatatcgcaagcTGTTTGAGCgaaatgggaaaatataacgaagctttagaaatttattattctgttgataaaatacaaactgaaattttaggtatcaaccatccggaTACAATGGGAACAAAATACaatatcgcaaactgtttgtacaaaatgggaaaatataacgaagctttagaaatttattattctgttaatACAATACGAACTGAAAtgttaggtatcaaccatccggaTACAATGGGAACAAAACGTAATATCGCAAGCTGTTTGAgcaatatgggaaaatataacgaagctgtagaaatttattattctgttgataaaatacaaactgaaattttaggtatcaaccatccggaAACAATGGGAACAAAATACaatatcgcaaactgtttgtacaaaatgggaaaatataacgaagctttagaaatttattattctgttgataaaatacaaactgaaattttaggtatcaaccatccgaATACAATgtcaacaaaacataatatcgcaagctgtttgagcaatatgggaaaatataacgaagctttagaaatttattattctgttgataaaatacaaactgaaattttaggtatcaaccatccgtctTCAATgtcatcaaaaaataatatcgcaaactgtttgatcaatatgggaaaatataactaa
- the LOC136075575 gene encoding uncharacterized protein LOC136075575 isoform X1 yields the protein MGVQPFSKNLFSREKLLREIHQCFLQDANKSTLVLFGMSGVGKTHIARKYCEVFYNFYNNFVWIDAAYGMLQTSMRNQCQILGFEVHDSKGEYFNIKVVVEKIHNYYKNEKTLYIFDNVDDESVKNLSMYISKKPNSFTLITSQWRTWSNNVNKMLVDVFSFEEAFTCVKNDIKENTDENIRNLIKELGYHPFAITQAIKYINIHKISIEKYIDRYRSKPSEILDNNDFPTEEESKSTIKAINLVLIKLEKTQPFLFKLLNCLSHCDGQNISQQLIIQISNHLEVNDEFLIDKTIGLLMSYSLLNCFDDKKYSIHELTQLTCKYFQKRNSTTNSYLELIENYFKVELNEVKDHVDYGNHFVFHFIYLFRTNEIKFSKTFHNMTTSITKLLVCKGLFEEAIEILKVIQNFNTKAYGENNVFTFETKFNIAIFLNKMGKYNEALEIYYSVDKIQTEILGINHPDTMSTKNNIASCLSDMGKYNEALEINYSVDKIQTELLGINHPSTMLTKHNIANCLNNMGKYDEALEIYYSVDKIQTELLGINHPDTMLTKHSIAICLNDMGKYNEALEIYYSVDKIETEILGINHPSTMLTKHNIANCLNKMGKYNEALEIYYSVDKIQTEILGINHPNTMSTKHNIASCLSNMGKYNEALEINYSVDKIQTEILGINHPDTMGTKYNIANCLINMGKYNEALEINYSVDKIQTEILGINHPSTMLTKNNIANCLYKMGKYNEALEIYYSANKIQTEILGINHPDTMGTKRNIASCLSNMGKYNEALEIYYSVDKIQTEILGINHPDTMSTKNNIASCLSEMGKYNEALEIYYSVDKIQTEILGINHPDTMGTKYNIANCLYKMGKYNEALEIYYSVNTIRTEMLGINHPDTMGTKRNIASCLSNMGKYNEAVEIYYSVDKIQTEILGINHPETMGTKYNIANCLYKMGKYNEALEIYYSVDKIQTEILGINHPNTMSTKHNIASCLSNMGKYNEALEIYYSVDKIQTEILGINHPSSMSSKNNIANCLINMGKYN from the coding sequence GTGTTCaacctttttcaaaaaatttattttcacgcGAAAAACTACTTCGTGAAATTCATCAATGTTTTTTACAAGATGCAAATAAGTCAACTTTAGTATTATTTGGAATGTCGGGCGTCGGAAAGACACATATTGCCAGAAAATATTGTGAAGTGTTTTATAACTTCTATAACAACTTTGTTTGGATTGATGCAGCTTATGGAATGTTACAAACTTCAATGAGAAACCAATGTCAAATATTAGGATTTGAAGTTCATGATTCGAAAggtgaatattttaatataaaagtagttgttgaaaaaattcacaactattataaaaatgagaagactttgtatatttttgacaatgtCGACGATGaaagtgttaaaaatttatcCATGTACATTTCAAAAAAACCGAATTCATTTACGTTGATTACCTCCCAATGGAGAACGTGGTcgaataatgtaaataaaatgctagttgatgttttttcttttgaagAAGCATTTACTTgtgttaaaaatgatattaaagaaAACACAGATGAAAACATAAGAAACTTAATTAAAGAACTTGGTTATCATCCGTTTGCAATTACTCaggcaataaaatatataaatatacataaaatttcgatagaaaaatatatagatcGATATAGATCAAAACCATCAGAAATATTAGACAATAATGACTTTCCAACCGAAGAAGAATCAAAGTCTACAATAAAAGCAAttaacttagttttaataaaattagaaaaaacacaACCTTTcctatttaaattactaaactGTTTATCTCATTGCGACGGTCAAAACATCAGTCAACAATTAATAATCCAAATCTCAAATCACTTGGAAGTAAACgatgaatttttaatagataaaacCATTGGATTACTAATGAGTTATTCTTTACTAAACtgttttgatgataaaaaatattcaatacacGAACTTACACAGTTGacatgtaaatattttcaaaagagaAATTCAACAACAAATTCATATCTTGAGTTaatcgaaaattattttaaagttgaattgAATGAAGTAAAAGATCACGTGGATTACggaaatcattttgtttttcattttatctatTTGTTTCGTACTAACGAAATAAAATTTTCGAAAACCTTCCATAATATGACAACTtctattacaaaattattagtATGTAAAGGTTTATTTGAAGAAGCAAtcgaaatattaaaagttattcaaaattttaatacaaaggCTTATGGTGAAAATAATGTATTCAcgtttgaaacaaaatttaatatcgcaatctttttgaacaaaatgggaaaatataacgaagctttagaaatttattattctgttgataaaatacaaactgaaattttaggtatcaaccatccggaTACtatgtcaacaaaaaataatatcgcaagcTGTTTGAGCGATATGGGAAAATacaacgaagctttagaaattaattattctgttgataaaatacaaactgaacttttaggtatcaaccatccgtctacaatgttaacaaaacataatatcgcaaactgtttgaacaatatgggaaaatatgacgaagctttagaaatttattattctgttgataaaatacaaactgaacttttaggtatcaaccatccggaTACAATGTTAACAAAACATAGTATCGCAATCTGTTTGAacgatatgggaaaatataacgaagctttagaaatatattactctgttgataaaatagaaactgaaattttaggtatcaaccatccgtctaccatgttaacaaaacataatatcgcaaactgtttgaacaaaatgggaaaatataacgaagctttagaaatttattattctgttgataaaatacaaactgaaattttaggtatcaaccatccgaATACAATgtcaacaaaacataatatcgcaagctgtttgagcaatatgggaaaatataacgaagctttagaaattaattattctgttgataaaatacaaactgaaattttaggtatcaaccatccggaTACAATGGGAACAAAATACaatatcgcaaactgtttgatcaatatgggaaaatataacgaagctttagaaattaattattctgttgataaaatacaaactgaaattttaggtatcaaccatccgtctacaatgttaacaaaaaacaatattgcaaACTGTTTGTACaaaatgggaaaatataacgaagctttagaaatttattattctgctaataaaatacaaactgaaattttaggtatcaaccatccggaTACAATGGGAACAAAACGTAATATCGCAAGCTGTTTGAgcaatatgggaaaatataacgaagctttagaaatttattattctgttgataaaatacaaactgaaattttaggtatcaaccatccggaTACtatgtcaacaaaaaataatatcgcaagcTGTTTGAGCgaaatgggaaaatataacgaagctttagaaatttattattctgttgataaaatacaaactgaaattttaggtatcaaccatccggaTACAATGGGAACAAAATACaatatcgcaaactgtttgtacaaaatgggaaaatataacgaagctttagaaatttattattctgttaatACAATACGAACTGAAAtgttaggtatcaaccatccggaTACAATGGGAACAAAACGTAATATCGCAAGCTGTTTGAgcaatatgggaaaatataacgaagctgtagaaatttattattctgttgataaaatacaaactgaaattttaggtatcaaccatccggaAACAATGGGAACAAAATACaatatcgcaaactgtttgtacaaaatgggaaaatataacgaagctttagaaatttattattctgttgataaaatacaaactgaaattttaggtatcaaccatccgaATACAATgtcaacaaaacataatatcgcaagctgtttgagcaatatgggaaaatataacgaagctttagaaatttattattctgttgataaaatacaaactgaaattttaggtatcaaccatccgtctTCAATgtcatcaaaaaataatatcgcaaactgtttgatcaatatgggaaaatataactaa
- the LOC136075575 gene encoding uncharacterized protein LOC136075575 isoform X3, with protein sequence MSGVGKTHIARKYCEVFYNFYNNFVWIDAAYGMLQTSMRNQCQILGFEVHDSKGEYFNIKVVVEKIHNYYKNEKTLYIFDNVDDESVKNLSMYISKKPNSFTLITSQWRTWSNNVNKMLVDVFSFEEAFTCVKNDIKENTDENIRNLIKELGYHPFAITQAIKYINIHKISIEKYIDRYRSKPSEILDNNDFPTEEESKSTIKAINLVLIKLEKTQPFLFKLLNCLSHCDGQNISQQLIIQISNHLEVNDEFLIDKTIGLLMSYSLLNCFDDKKYSIHELTQLTCKYFQKRNSTTNSYLELIENYFKVELNEVKDHVDYGNHFVFHFIYLFRTNEIKFSKTFHNMTTSITKLLVCKGLFEEAIEILKVIQNFNTKAYGENNVFTFETKFNIAIFLNKMGKYNEALEIYYSVDKIQTEILGINHPDTMSTKNNIASCLSDMGKYNEALEINYSVDKIQTELLGINHPSTMLTKHNIANCLNNMGKYDEALEIYYSVDKIQTELLGINHPDTMLTKHSIAICLNDMGKYNEALEIYYSVDKIETEILGINHPSTMLTKHNIANCLNKMGKYNEALEIYYSVDKIQTEILGINHPNTMSTKHNIASCLSNMGKYNEALEINYSVDKIQTEILGINHPDTMGTKYNIANCLINMGKYNEALEINYSVDKIQTEILGINHPSTMLTKNNIANCLYKMGKYNEALEIYYSANKIQTEILGINHPDTMGTKRNIASCLSNMGKYNEALEIYYSVDKIQTEILGINHPDTMSTKNNIASCLSEMGKYNEALEIYYSVDKIQTEILGINHPDTMGTKYNIANCLYKMGKYNEALEIYYSVNTIRTEMLGINHPDTMGTKRNIASCLSNMGKYNEAVEIYYSVDKIQTEILGINHPETMGTKYNIANCLYKMGKYNEALEIYYSVDKIQTEILGINHPNTMSTKHNIASCLSNMGKYNEALEIYYSVDKIQTEILGINHPSSMSSKNNIANCLINMGKYN encoded by the coding sequence ATGTCGGGCGTCGGAAAGACACATATTGCCAGAAAATATTGTGAAGTGTTTTATAACTTCTATAACAACTTTGTTTGGATTGATGCAGCTTATGGAATGTTACAAACTTCAATGAGAAACCAATGTCAAATATTAGGATTTGAAGTTCATGATTCGAAAggtgaatattttaatataaaagtagttgttgaaaaaattcacaactattataaaaatgagaagactttgtatatttttgacaatgtCGACGATGaaagtgttaaaaatttatcCATGTACATTTCAAAAAAACCGAATTCATTTACGTTGATTACCTCCCAATGGAGAACGTGGTcgaataatgtaaataaaatgctagttgatgttttttcttttgaagAAGCATTTACTTgtgttaaaaatgatattaaagaaAACACAGATGAAAACATAAGAAACTTAATTAAAGAACTTGGTTATCATCCGTTTGCAATTACTCaggcaataaaatatataaatatacataaaatttcgatagaaaaatatatagatcGATATAGATCAAAACCATCAGAAATATTAGACAATAATGACTTTCCAACCGAAGAAGAATCAAAGTCTACAATAAAAGCAAttaacttagttttaataaaattagaaaaaacacaACCTTTcctatttaaattactaaactGTTTATCTCATTGCGACGGTCAAAACATCAGTCAACAATTAATAATCCAAATCTCAAATCACTTGGAAGTAAACgatgaatttttaatagataaaacCATTGGATTACTAATGAGTTATTCTTTACTAAACtgttttgatgataaaaaatattcaatacacGAACTTACACAGTTGacatgtaaatattttcaaaagagaAATTCAACAACAAATTCATATCTTGAGTTaatcgaaaattattttaaagttgaattgAATGAAGTAAAAGATCACGTGGATTACggaaatcattttgtttttcattttatctatTTGTTTCGTACTAACGAAATAAAATTTTCGAAAACCTTCCATAATATGACAACTtctattacaaaattattagtATGTAAAGGTTTATTTGAAGAAGCAAtcgaaatattaaaagttattcaaaattttaatacaaaggCTTATGGTGAAAATAATGTATTCAcgtttgaaacaaaatttaatatcgcaatctttttgaacaaaatgggaaaatataacgaagctttagaaatttattattctgttgataaaatacaaactgaaattttaggtatcaaccatccggaTACtatgtcaacaaaaaataatatcgcaagcTGTTTGAGCGATATGGGAAAATacaacgaagctttagaaattaattattctgttgataaaatacaaactgaacttttaggtatcaaccatccgtctacaatgttaacaaaacataatatcgcaaactgtttgaacaatatgggaaaatatgacgaagctttagaaatttattattctgttgataaaatacaaactgaacttttaggtatcaaccatccggaTACAATGTTAACAAAACATAGTATCGCAATCTGTTTGAacgatatgggaaaatataacgaagctttagaaatatattactctgttgataaaatagaaactgaaattttaggtatcaaccatccgtctaccatgttaacaaaacataatatcgcaaactgtttgaacaaaatgggaaaatataacgaagctttagaaatttattattctgttgataaaatacaaactgaaattttaggtatcaaccatccgaATACAATgtcaacaaaacataatatcgcaagctgtttgagcaatatgggaaaatataacgaagctttagaaattaattattctgttgataaaatacaaactgaaattttaggtatcaaccatccggaTACAATGGGAACAAAATACaatatcgcaaactgtttgatcaatatgggaaaatataacgaagctttagaaattaattattctgttgataaaatacaaactgaaattttaggtatcaaccatccgtctacaatgttaacaaaaaacaatattgcaaACTGTTTGTACaaaatgggaaaatataacgaagctttagaaatttattattctgctaataaaatacaaactgaaattttaggtatcaaccatccggaTACAATGGGAACAAAACGTAATATCGCAAGCTGTTTGAgcaatatgggaaaatataacgaagctttagaaatttattattctgttgataaaatacaaactgaaattttaggtatcaaccatccggaTACtatgtcaacaaaaaataatatcgcaagcTGTTTGAGCgaaatgggaaaatataacgaagctttagaaatttattattctgttgataaaatacaaactgaaattttaggtatcaaccatccggaTACAATGGGAACAAAATACaatatcgcaaactgtttgtacaaaatgggaaaatataacgaagctttagaaatttattattctgttaatACAATACGAACTGAAAtgttaggtatcaaccatccggaTACAATGGGAACAAAACGTAATATCGCAAGCTGTTTGAgcaatatgggaaaatataacgaagctgtagaaatttattattctgttgataaaatacaaactgaaattttaggtatcaaccatccggaAACAATGGGAACAAAATACaatatcgcaaactgtttgtacaaaatgggaaaatataacgaagctttagaaatttattattctgttgataaaatacaaactgaaattttaggtatcaaccatccgaATACAATgtcaacaaaacataatatcgcaagctgtttgagcaatatgggaaaatataacgaagctttagaaatttattattctgttgataaaatacaaactgaaattttaggtatcaaccatccgtctTCAATgtcatcaaaaaataatatcgcaaactgtttgatcaatatgggaaaatataactaa